The following are encoded together in the Robertmurraya sp. FSL R5-0851 genome:
- the flgM gene encoding flagellar biosynthesis anti-sigma factor FlgM: MKINNIGTTGINPYKKAINKLDKVNNTTTTKADKVEISSAAKEMQQISQVDSTRQKKVEELKQSVQNGTYKPNSTATASSIINYFKI; this comes from the coding sequence ATGAAAATCAACAACATTGGAACAACAGGAATTAATCCATATAAAAAGGCAATCAACAAACTCGATAAAGTCAATAACACAACGACTACTAAAGCGGATAAGGTTGAGATTTCTTCCGCTGCAAAAGAAATGCAGCAGATTTCTCAAGTGGATTCTACTCGTCAGAAAAAGGTTGAAGAGCTAAAGCAAAGTGTTCAAAACGGAACATACAAGCCAAACTCTACTGCAACTGCATCTAGTATCATTAACTACTTTAAAATATAG
- a CDS encoding flagellar protein FlgN, which yields MSADQLVTVMERLLDLYNSLLEKAYQKTKVIEKGDIDALNTLIKEEQKLLAAINKFEQVRQQVVRNFLTPFHVEEENLTISTCLTYIDYSKKDKLADLREELLEVAQKLQKQNELNSELVKQSLQFVHMSLDMFYPKTPEFNYGPPKQSGPSTSNSLFNRKA from the coding sequence ATGTCCGCTGATCAATTAGTAACCGTCATGGAAAGGCTTCTGGACCTGTATAATAGCTTGCTTGAAAAAGCCTATCAGAAGACGAAAGTTATTGAAAAAGGGGATATTGACGCCCTGAACACTCTTATCAAGGAAGAACAAAAGCTTTTAGCAGCCATTAATAAATTTGAACAAGTAAGACAACAGGTTGTGAGAAATTTTCTCACTCCTTTTCATGTAGAGGAAGAAAACCTTACGATTTCTACTTGTTTAACATATATCGATTATTCTAAAAAGGACAAGCTTGCTGATTTGCGTGAGGAGCTACTAGAAGTTGCGCAGAAACTTCAAAAGCAAAATGAGTTAAACTCAGAGCTCGTAAAACAATCACTACAATTTGTCCACATGTCATTAGACATGTTTTATCCAAAAACACCTGAATTCAATTATGGACCACCTAAACAGTCCGGACCGTCCACATCGAATTCACTATTTAACCGAAAAGCCTAA
- the flgK gene encoding flagellar hook-associated protein FlgK, which translates to MRSTFMGLETARRGMFTQQSALNTTGHNIANASTPGYTRQRVNFAQTEPYPNVGLNKPQLPGQMGTGVEAGSVQRVRESFLDVQYRAENNKLGYWEARAESYTKMEEIMNEPSDSGLSTTMDQFWQSLQDLAVNPSNPGARSVVRQRAVAVTETFNYLASSLNSIRADLKNEITVTEKEINSLSEQINNINNQIASVEPHGLLPNDLYDERDRLVDQLSSLVNIKVDYTSSGGNASTLAEGKVNITLLDANGASLGQLVNGTGFNKLTVNFNGTDESVKTVQLGSTQVDFQAFSSTGKLKAIVESYGYQNSSGEVTGVYPDMLAELDNMAYMFAYQFNLQHEDGATPNQINGSTDETPSFFSDTKNGEVDITNKKGMASRLQVSDEIMASLDNIATASKDNPTMGDATNISALAEIINKPFKYGNNTESSFRNYYEVLVGGMAVDSQEAARLSTNSGTLRQAVEERRLSVSSVSLDEEMTNMIQFQHAYNASARMITLQDEMLDKIINGMGTVGR; encoded by the coding sequence ATGAGATCAACATTTATGGGGTTAGAAACAGCCCGTAGAGGTATGTTTACACAACAAAGTGCTCTTAACACGACAGGTCATAATATCGCAAATGCAAGTACACCAGGTTATACAAGACAACGTGTAAACTTCGCACAAACAGAACCTTATCCGAATGTGGGCCTAAATAAGCCTCAGCTTCCAGGTCAAATGGGAACAGGTGTAGAGGCTGGTTCGGTTCAGCGAGTGAGAGAAAGCTTCCTAGATGTACAATACCGTGCGGAGAATAACAAGTTAGGATATTGGGAAGCCCGTGCAGAATCGTATACGAAGATGGAAGAAATCATGAACGAACCGTCTGATAGCGGACTTTCTACAACAATGGATCAGTTTTGGCAATCGCTTCAGGACTTAGCGGTGAACCCAAGTAACCCTGGAGCACGTTCAGTAGTGAGACAACGTGCAGTGGCAGTAACGGAAACATTTAATTATCTAGCAAGCTCATTAAACAGTATTCGAGCTGACTTAAAAAATGAAATTACAGTTACTGAGAAAGAGATTAACTCTCTATCTGAGCAAATTAATAATATTAATAACCAGATTGCTAGTGTAGAGCCACATGGTTTGTTACCAAATGATTTATACGATGAGCGTGATCGTTTGGTTGATCAGTTATCGTCACTTGTGAATATTAAAGTGGATTACACGTCAAGTGGTGGAAATGCATCTACACTTGCTGAAGGGAAAGTGAACATTACTTTACTAGATGCAAATGGTGCTAGTTTGGGTCAGCTAGTAAATGGGACAGGCTTTAATAAGCTCACGGTTAATTTTAACGGTACCGATGAATCGGTAAAGACGGTACAACTCGGATCCACACAGGTGGATTTTCAGGCATTCAGTTCAACTGGAAAACTAAAAGCGATTGTTGAGTCCTATGGTTATCAAAACTCTTCAGGTGAAGTAACAGGAGTTTATCCGGATATGCTTGCTGAGTTAGATAATATGGCTTATATGTTTGCCTATCAGTTTAATCTTCAGCATGAGGATGGTGCTACACCAAACCAGATTAACGGATCAACGGATGAAACACCGTCTTTCTTTTCTGACACGAAAAATGGAGAAGTTGATATTACGAATAAAAAGGGCATGGCTTCTCGTTTACAAGTCTCAGATGAGATCATGGCGAGTTTAGACAATATTGCAACGGCAAGTAAAGACAACCCAACAATGGGTGATGCTACAAATATATCAGCGTTAGCTGAAATCATTAATAAACCGTTTAAATATGGTAATAATACCGAATCAAGTTTCCGTAATTATTATGAAGTTTTAGTTGGTGGAATGGCAGTGGATTCTCAGGAAGCGGCGAGACTATCTACAAACAGTGGTACACTTCGTCAAGCGGTCGAAGAAAGAAGACTGTCTGTAAGCTCTGTTTCACTGGATGAAGAAATGACAAATATGATTCAATTCCAGCATGCGTACAATGCATCAGCTAGAATGATTACTTTACAAGATGAAATGCTTGATAAAATTATTAATGGTATGGGAACTGTCGGAAGGTAG
- a CDS encoding TIGR03826 family flagellar region protein: MAQIETCPSCGDIYVKNQFRDVCQKCWKEEEQVYDKVSQFMRKRENRAATMLQVVEALGVEEELLLKFIRTGRLKVTQFPNLGYPCDKCGTIIRTGKLCEPCATEIKRDLEQLEKENALKAEISNREKQATYFTTNKSKW, encoded by the coding sequence ATGGCTCAAATAGAAACATGCCCGAGTTGTGGCGATATATATGTAAAAAATCAATTTCGAGATGTATGTCAAAAGTGCTGGAAGGAAGAGGAGCAAGTATACGATAAGGTTTCTCAGTTTATGAGGAAACGTGAAAATAGAGCGGCAACTATGCTGCAAGTAGTAGAAGCACTTGGAGTAGAGGAAGAACTTTTACTCAAGTTTATACGAACGGGACGCCTGAAAGTGACTCAATTTCCAAACCTAGGTTATCCGTGTGATAAGTGTGGGACTATTATCCGTACCGGTAAACTGTGTGAACCATGTGCCACAGAAATTAAAAGAGATTTAGAACAACTTGAGAAGGAAAATGCACTTAAAGCAGAAATAAGTAATCGAGAGAAACAGGCCACATACTTTACAACAAATAAGTCTAAATGGTAA
- a CDS encoding ComF family protein — protein sequence MRCLYCGEGIIPAIGWGNLFSREEAVLLCDKCTKQLVPIEGDCCVRCSRPFEGLAEEFRKGEYCYDCVRWEEDIEWMGILERNVSLYEYNDFLKGVISRYKFRGDYVLSEFLCKGLKKVINEYDLFVPIPLSNERLYERGFNQAEALIMEAGFTPTLVLKRAHTEKQSKKSREERIHLSNIFKLDSVKEIVGKKVLLIDDIYTTGSTLMHAGKLLKQHGALSVSSFTVARG from the coding sequence GTGAGGTGTCTTTATTGTGGAGAAGGAATCATTCCGGCAATCGGTTGGGGGAATTTGTTTTCTAGGGAAGAAGCGGTTTTGTTATGTGATAAATGTACAAAACAGCTTGTACCTATAGAGGGAGATTGCTGTGTTCGATGTAGTCGACCGTTTGAAGGCTTAGCGGAAGAATTTCGTAAAGGTGAGTATTGTTACGATTGTGTTCGTTGGGAGGAAGACATAGAGTGGATGGGTATTCTAGAACGTAATGTCTCTCTTTATGAATACAATGACTTTCTAAAAGGGGTTATTAGTCGATATAAATTTCGTGGAGACTATGTGCTTTCGGAATTTCTTTGTAAAGGTCTAAAAAAAGTGATTAATGAGTACGATTTATTTGTCCCAATACCATTGAGTAATGAGCGCTTATATGAACGGGGTTTTAATCAGGCGGAAGCATTAATTATGGAAGCTGGATTTACACCAACACTTGTACTAAAACGTGCTCATACAGAAAAACAATCGAAAAAATCTCGGGAAGAAAGGATCCACCTCTCAAATATTTTCAAACTTGATAGTGTGAAAGAAATTGTGGGTAAGAAAGTGTTGTTAATTGACGATATATATACTACAGGATCAACGCTGATGCATGCGGGGAAACTTTTGAAACAGCATGGAGCATTATCTGTTTCATCTTTTACGGTAGCGAGAGGTTAG